The Pyrus communis chromosome 8, drPyrComm1.1, whole genome shotgun sequence region gagattatattcacacaccccaatttacttctcccacattttttttaattttttaatattttctgcacaccactaacacttgatagaaaaatattaaaaaaaattaaaaggatgtAAGAGAAGTAATTTGGAGTGTGAATATAACCTCCCTAAGTAAAATAACATCCTTGTCCACATTGAAAACATTGCCGCATGTAACAATTAACAAAGACCAAATTGGCttccaaattgaaattaaaaagaacaaaaattatagCTACGACAGGTGCCAGTAAACGCTGAGTCTGAAAAGCTGTGTGATTCAGAAGTTGTAAAGTTCAAAGACGATTGAATTCGACAATGGGGGTTTGAAAGTGATTGAAGAACTGCCATTGAAATTGGTAATATGGCACACAATACAAAActgaaagaacaaaagaaatggCCTGCAACTGGTTTGCAGCTGTATGTATGTCTGTATAATTCAGCTGCATGCCAATGTGTATTAGAAGCTATGACAGCTCAAAGAACACACTTCATTAAGACACTCCACGAACCACCCCTTTATTCTGCAGTTAAATTGATTTTGGGTAGTCCTATACATGGATAACAAGCATGGATTTTGGAGTCAAAAGACCTTTTTACCCCTAAAAAGTTGTGTATCTGTTACAATGTCAAGAGGGTGAGTTTGGTTTTTCCTTCTCCCCAATTAAATATATTGGTGGTTGATATCCCCAATTAGGTAGTCTGTTTAGCACTTCTAAATTGCTCAACTCATAACCCATGAGCAAATTCACACTCCAATGTTAAGCATTCCactgtaataataataataataatatatgtatgtatgtatgtatgtatgtatgtatgtgtgtgtgtgtgtggtgtgtgtgtgtgtatatatatttgtttcaaagCTCTTCATAAATCCACCATCCCACTTCTGACGAGAGAGAAAATGGGATCATtagtttgttttcttcttgtgaTTATAGCACTTTCTCTGCAGGCAAATGGGCAGCCTTTGGTTCCTGCAATGTTCATATTTGGGGACTCAGTTGTGGATGCTGGTAACAACAACCACCTCTACACCCTGATCAAAGCCAACTTCCCTCCTTATGGAAGAGACTTTGTCAATCACAAGCCAACTGGGAGGTTCTGCAATGGAAAACTTGCTTCAGACTTCACTGGTATTTTTATATTCTAATCTGCTCTAATTTACAGAAAGAAAGATTCAAACTTAGGTGCAAGGGAATTGGTACATTGCATTCGCTGACCAACTCACTAACTAGCCTAACTTGCATCTGGAACTAGTTATATCTTAGAATCGCCATGCATTTCTCAAGTCTCATTTTTagacaatatttttttagtccactaattggcttttttttctttcttgttttgttttctttgactGCAGCTGAAAACCTTGGATTTACTTCTTACCCTCCAGCTTATCTTAGCAAAGAAGCCAATGGAAAAAACCTCTTGATTGGTGCCAATTTTGGCTCAGCTGGTTCTGGCTATTATGAGTATACAGCAAAATTATAtgtaaaaagaaattaacaattGCAATTTTAACTAGCTAGAAGATCTCTGTAATTTCTCACACATGAACATTgtagtatgattttttttaatttttcgtgTGTAAATCTTGGTGTTTACATGCAGAATGCAATTTCACTAAATCAGCAGCTGAAGTACTACAAGGAATACCAAAACAAGGTGGTGCGAATTGCAGCAGGAAATAAAGCCAATTTTACTTCAATAATATCTGATGCAATCTACCTTGTTGGTGCTGGGAGCAGTGACTTTCTTCAGAACTACTACATTGATCCTCTTCTTTACAAGGCCTATACGCCCAACCAGTTCTCTGACATTCTCATGCAATCTTATGCAACATTCATTCAGGTAGATCACAATTCCTCTCCATACCTTTTGATTAAAGAACGGAAGAGGAGATTCGAAATTGGACCTCTCCTAATAGtgaaaattagagaaaaatctCTTAAGTTAACAGATTTCAATTTGGACCCAATTCAAGCCAATAGCAAACTAAAGCCTTGTTTCTTACCCTTCATTGTCTTAGACTGGACTATTTCTAAGGGGAAACAATTGAAACCAATGGCGGCGTGGCTAGAGACAAGGCTACCGTGAGACCTCTTAGTAGACTAAAATCGCATATAATAGTCTATTAAGAGATCTAACCACAACTCCATTGAAAATTTCTCGCTCTGCCCttaattgaaaatataattatgACCAAATTGAAATCGAATTCAAACTACAAGAGAAATATTGTCGCTTGTCCTTCAATTATCTTATGAAGTATAGTAACTAAAAATGATGACAATTACTGTAAACCCTAACCATcaagaaactaatgaaaatggtttgttACAGCATCTGTATGCATTGGGAGCAAGGAGAATTGGAGTGACTACATTGCCGCCACTTGGATGCCTGCCGGCGGCCATCACTATATTTGGGTCGCACAGCAATGAGTGCGTGGATAAACTCAACAATAATGCAATCTCATTCAATAACAAGCTCAACGCCACATCTCAGAGTTTGCAAAATGGCCTCTCTGGTCTCAAGTTGGTCGTCTTAGATATCTACCAACCGCTccatgacattgtcacaaagcCTGCCGAAAATGGTACGTGAAGAAGAAGAGCCTTTATTTGGTTTAAAGTTAGCCATGCGCCAAAATTAGCTTAAACATAACTTCTTAAAGTAAATCGAGGGGACAGAAACGAtaaaatttgacttttctttCAAAATCGATCTAGGGACCACCTTTGCA contains the following coding sequences:
- the LOC137743874 gene encoding GDSL esterase/lipase At5g22810, which encodes MGSLVCFLLVIIALSLQANGQPLVPAMFIFGDSVVDAGNNNHLYTLIKANFPPYGRDFVNHKPTGRFCNGKLASDFTAENLGFTSYPPAYLSKEANGKNLLIGANFGSAGSGYYEYTAKLYNAISLNQQLKYYKEYQNKVVRIAAGNKANFTSIISDAIYLVGAGSSDFLQNYYIDPLLYKAYTPNQFSDILMQSYATFIQHLYALGARRIGVTTLPPLGCLPAAITIFGSHSNECVDKLNNNAISFNNKLNATSQSLQNGLSGLKLVVLDIYQPLHDIVTKPAENGFAEARRACCGTGLVETAILCNADSVGTCANASEYVFWDGFHPSEAANQILANDLLSSGLSLIS